One Nostoc sp. UHCC 0302 DNA window includes the following coding sequences:
- a CDS encoding TMEM165/GDT1 family protein, whose translation MDWHLLGLSFITVFLSELGDKSQLAAIALSGRSLSPRAVFFGAAGALLLTSFLGALAGGAVAELLPTRLLKAIAAVGFAILAARLLLFNNETSPDSEETL comes from the coding sequence ATGGACTGGCATCTTTTAGGACTGAGCTTTATTACAGTTTTTCTATCCGAATTGGGCGACAAAAGTCAGCTAGCGGCGATCGCACTTTCAGGGCGTTCTCTGTCTCCTCGTGCTGTATTCTTTGGTGCAGCAGGCGCACTATTGTTGACAAGTTTTTTGGGAGCATTAGCAGGAGGTGCAGTAGCAGAATTATTACCTACACGCTTATTGAAAGCGATCGCTGCTGTAGGATTTGCCATTCTCGCTGCACGCCTGTTGTTATTTAATAATGAAACCTCGCCAGATTCTGAAGAAACACTATAA